The genomic segment AGAATTCTTGCCGGGCTCCGGCGTCCGGAAGTCTTTCGACCAGTCCCCCGCGCCGGTGTTCGGCGTGAACTGCTGGTGCGTGAGCCGCACGACCCTCTTCGACTTCACGTGGATCTTGTAAATGTCCGCCCCGGCCGGCGGCCCCTGCGAAATGCTTGCGCCCTTCAGATCGTGGAACAGCGAGTAGTAGACCCATTCACCGTCGAAGGACACCATCGGATCGGTCACACAGCCCGCGCCCCCCTTCACCAACACCTCTTCCCCACCGTCCGGTCGGAGTCGCATCAGATCCCCTCCGGCGTCCATGAAGACCGGGTTGGAGATTTCCGGCCAGTTGGTCCCGACCGCGTCGCCCTTGCGGGGCGTGCGGACGTACACGATGTCGTAATCCCATTTCACCGATGGGTCACTTGCGATCGGCTTGGGGGTGACGTTGATCGGACCGTTGGCGTCCGGGGTCTGCGGCTGACCCAGAGCGAGGGAAGCGAGGAGAACCGGGAGACAAGCGCGGAGCACACGACGCGACATTGACGAACTCCAGAATCGTCTCGACCGGTCCAGAAACCGCGGTGACCAGGGGTTTGTTTGGAGCCAGGGGTTTGCACCCCTGGCTCCGGACGGTCGCCCTTCCAGGGCTCCAAGCCCAATCATTCTCACAAATACTTCTCGTTGAACTCGATCCCATCCTCGACCAGCAACGAACGAAACTCGTCCTGAAACGTTTGCGAACGGTGATGGTCTTCCTGCTTGGCAAAGTACGCGGTCACCTTTTCGATGCGGCAACGGCTGACACTGAACCTCCCGGAACCGGCCTGCCACCACACCGGCCGAACATCAGGAAACGTCTCGTGCATCCACTTGGATGAGTTCGCTTTCACGACGCGCAACACGTCCGAGAGTGATCTGTCCTGACGCAGACGGACCAAGAGGTGGACGTGATCAGCGATACCGCCCACCGCCAACACCATTCCACCCTCGCTGCGTACCAGAGCGCCTATGTAATCGTACAAGCGCGGCGCGATCTCTGGCGAGATCGTCGGTTCGCGATTTTTCGTGCTGAACACGAGGTGGTAATACAGACTCGCGAACGATTGCGGCATGATCACTTCGCGTAATTAGGCCGGAGCAAAGAAGCCAGGGGTTTGCACCCCTGGCTCAAATACTCAAATACCTGGCTCAAACGGAAAATCTCTAACCCAAAAAGCATACCGTCATCCGCGCGCTTACTTCACAGCGTCTTCGGCGGCGTGAGCGAT from the Frigoriglobus tundricola genome contains:
- the tnpA gene encoding IS200/IS605 family transposase, whose translation is MPQSFASLYYHLVFSTKNREPTISPEIAPRLYDYIGALVRSEGGMVLAVGGIADHVHLLVRLRQDRSLSDVLRVVKANSSKWMHETFPDVRPVWWQAGSGRFSVSRCRIEKVTAYFAKQEDHHRSQTFQDEFRSLLVEDGIEFNEKYL